From a region of the Paenibacillus lutimineralis genome:
- a CDS encoding S-layer homology domain-containing protein: MSNKSYSFKENSFKENSYVIVNQGGEKKVMKKILSVALSTAMAFSMFATVAFGADAKLTPEQQFNTLKDAGIVEGFPDGLSHLDRSLTRAELAKIIVKATDLTPVDATSYNDKNYAKHWARTYIEAVTQANIMEGKNLEKKLFDPSGNLSVQELAAVLVRALKLEVPTETNNTATEWAKGYVEAAVKGGYMDAGINYQANASRSQAIVAAYAIYEAAQVPTVASYTVSEAGKVVEFTLSNKEVVKVTLEKALEPNKETEVKFTHNGHDYTHKVTYQTTVAQSVKSVSAADLKQVVVEFDGTVDAVTAEDPNSYSISGKIFKSATLSEDKTSVKLLLNEAGVLTNQKEVELSVNAVKNEDGTKTFNQKVKFTPVDVTTPTVKEVTALGTKAIKVKFSEPVQSADASKSTNYKIDGKLIGASVAYTYPDTVILTTDLTEGEHKLSVSNVSDFSGLKVVPVENEFKAAVDTAAPEIVSIKTNDLKKVTVEFNEPIKRVDSAYANVSGNTPDIIKVEDTKVILEFSQSKPLNYAENTIFLKGVRDYSDNSADREGKVTPTLDTTRPTVISSEYRTESNGDFIVKLRFSKSLKSSTATDRKNYVLKNSDGKVADKDGTDSKGNPLVNPTYANNIVEVNLGKNLGSSSYTLTVSDLEDNAYVANKILPYTVNLDAGTVQQGKINRVWVDRTTSSTVKYVYIEFNKTLKTSGEGNALEAAKYTYTNAAGAKVKLTNDNDDVELVSSDTVRIATKENVLDGQTVQAYYIAASDGTYLTQNGYELSEIVAANVIALKKATITSKEELKLEFKGKISTVNINDFRVAGPNGGNYTPNGYSLSSDQTTLTLKFTSNNNLPVDPENPKNPLRVYTVSSYSQDSLGNKLVIAENDPNGLIKDDVAPKLANDNDFRVKSLSATSSTYQIRINLTEEVDTHFGSFTADKLFEVKVNNSDTGIVITGADVDPLNKSVLVVEFTRAVPFVDSDVVFVKYNANYTKAIQDTAGKDLGGFDATLLYQYAKSLN, from the coding sequence ATGAGTAACAAGAGCTATTCATTTAAAGAAAACTCATTTAAAGAAAACTCTTATGTGATAGTTAATCAAGGAGGAGAAAAAAAGGTTATGAAGAAAATTTTATCCGTAGCTTTGTCTACAGCAATGGCATTCTCCATGTTTGCTACTGTAGCATTCGGTGCTGACGCTAAGTTGACACCAGAGCAACAATTTAACACATTGAAAGACGCTGGTATCGTAGAAGGTTTCCCAGATGGATTGTCCCACTTGGACAGAAGCCTGACTCGTGCTGAATTGGCTAAGATCATCGTTAAAGCAACTGATCTTACTCCAGTAGACGCTACTTCTTACAACGATAAGAACTACGCTAAACACTGGGCACGTACTTATATCGAAGCTGTAACTCAAGCGAACATCATGGAAGGTAAGAACCTTGAGAAGAAATTGTTCGACCCAAGTGGCAACCTTTCCGTTCAAGAACTCGCTGCAGTTTTGGTTCGCGCTTTGAAACTTGAAGTTCCAACTGAAACTAACAACACTGCTACTGAATGGGCTAAAGGCTATGTAGAAGCAGCTGTTAAGGGCGGATACATGGATGCTGGTATCAACTACCAAGCTAACGCTAGCCGTTCCCAAGCAATCGTTGCTGCATATGCAATTTATGAAGCAGCTCAAGTTCCAACTGTAGCTTCTTACACAGTTTCCGAAGCTGGTAAAGTTGTTGAGTTCACACTCTCCAACAAAGAAGTTGTGAAAGTGACTTTGGAAAAAGCTCTTGAGCCTAACAAAGAAACTGAAGTGAAATTCACTCACAACGGTCATGATTACACTCATAAAGTAACTTACCAAACAACAGTTGCTCAATCGGTTAAATCTGTTTCTGCAGCTGATTTGAAACAAGTAGTTGTTGAGTTTGACGGTACTGTTGATGCAGTTACTGCTGAAGATCCAAACAGCTACTCCATTTCCGGGAAAATCTTCAAAAGCGCGACTTTGTCTGAAGACAAAACTAGCGTAAAATTGCTTCTTAACGAAGCAGGCGTTTTGACAAACCAAAAAGAAGTGGAATTGTCAGTTAACGCTGTTAAAAACGAAGATGGAACCAAGACATTTAATCAAAAAGTTAAATTTACTCCAGTCGATGTTACGACTCCAACAGTTAAAGAAGTGACTGCATTGGGAACCAAGGCTATTAAAGTTAAATTTAGTGAGCCTGTACAAAGTGCTGATGCATCCAAATCTACCAATTACAAAATTGATGGTAAATTGATTGGTGCTTCTGTAGCATATACCTATCCTGATACTGTAATTCTTACAACTGATCTTACAGAAGGCGAACATAAACTTTCAGTAAGCAATGTATCTGATTTCTCTGGTCTGAAAGTAGTACCAGTTGAAAACGAGTTTAAAGCCGCTGTAGATACTGCTGCACCGGAAATTGTGTCCATTAAAACTAATGACTTGAAGAAAGTTACAGTTGAGTTTAATGAACCAATCAAACGTGTTGACAGTGCTTATGCTAATGTGAGTGGTAATACTCCTGACATTATCAAGGTTGAAGATACTAAAGTTATCCTTGAATTCAGCCAGTCTAAACCACTGAATTATGCTGAGAACACGATCTTCCTGAAAGGTGTTCGCGATTATAGTGATAACTCTGCAGATCGTGAAGGAAAAGTAACTCCAACGCTTGATACTACTCGTCCAACTGTAATTAGCAGCGAGTACAGAACTGAATCGAATGGTGATTTCATTGTTAAATTAAGATTCAGCAAATCGTTGAAGAGCAGTACTGCTACCGATCGTAAAAACTATGTATTGAAGAACTCAGATGGTAAAGTTGCTGACAAAGATGGTACTGATTCCAAAGGTAACCCACTTGTTAACCCAACTTATGCAAACAACATTGTAGAAGTTAACCTTGGTAAGAACTTGGGTAGCTCCAGCTACACATTGACTGTTTCCGACCTGGAAGATAATGCATATGTTGCAAACAAAATTCTTCCTTACACAGTTAACCTGGATGCAGGAACAGTACAACAAGGCAAGATTAACCGTGTATGGGTAGATAGAACAACCTCCAGCACCGTTAAATATGTTTATATTGAATTCAATAAAACATTAAAAACAAGTGGAGAAGGTAATGCTCTTGAAGCGGCCAAGTACACTTATACAAATGCAGCTGGTGCTAAAGTTAAATTGACCAATGATAATGATGATGTTGAATTGGTTTCTTCTGACACAGTTCGTATTGCTACAAAAGAAAATGTTCTAGATGGCCAAACTGTTCAAGCTTATTACATTGCAGCTTCAGATGGCACTTACTTAACACAAAATGGATATGAGCTAAGTGAGATAGTTGCTGCGAATGTAATTGCGCTGAAAAAAGCCACTATTACAAGCAAAGAAGAACTGAAGTTGGAGTTTAAAGGTAAAATTTCAACTGTAAACATCAATGACTTTAGAGTTGCTGGTCCTAATGGTGGAAACTACACGCCAAATGGTTATTCCTTAAGCTCTGACCAAACAACTCTTACCTTGAAATTTACATCGAATAACAATTTGCCAGTTGATCCAGAAAATCCAAAAAATCCACTTCGAGTTTATACTGTATCATCTTACTCTCAGGATTCTCTTGGAAACAAACTTGTAATTGCTGAAAATGATCCTAATGGGTTGATCAAGGATGACGTTGCTCCTAAGTTAGCTAATGACAATGATTTCAGAGTGAAATCACTTTCTGCTACTAGTTCAACTTATCAAATTAGAATTAATTTGACTGAAGAAGTTGATACTCACTTTGGATCGTTCACAGC
- a CDS encoding S-layer homology domain-containing protein encodes MQRCKKPLIWLLLFTLIASLIPNAAIPVANAAGDKPTSYFTPDNKDLRNTVDLTLDKGSNQLTRENVYKVTVPQIKIKGTFSKVTNSTLSIQAQQLNWEQLNSKWVEDATRINPGVIQPDLDSPDNRFEATITLHSGMNRLTFTGTQGLVQRSESFYVLYDNVPYLEKLQVLGGADKLDLNEGAQIVVAKDIITLEGNAQNATKITTSINGGSALATTLLQDGTFYSQQMKLNPGVNDLVVVVANGSDTLTFKYSLYFYDEKTPFVGLYLVDSNGNAQSLLDSNQPVFTESTTTARVFAQLLIPDYNNTDFNASAELKLDGKEVVGSEVKYYKGFKVSSDGKINAEQGSEIFIPSVKINTPAYRLVTFELTSLLLNEDTQNPPSVLKDQRHNLSVTYGTKTINKSVDFQYMPGHTVITDLKYLEGYDGGTNIPPGTSLNGAKVDSSDFYVMVVTNSKPDSATGLEINYLPLASQPITYSYVSSPSDTQHIYKITGFKNGNQTVRFQYALSNAYKDAKVSFASKNYIYIENLLDGQTYDVTANGRSLNIKGEYVDFDTLDSQYFLAEVFANGIKVKSNVPSENLDSGWLKNTGKFDINLDISIDNGPLVFGENRIVFTGTGVDEKGQAREVTKVLRIYIVDNNVSTIANFQPAVGRDRPDFPARDFGSDDPQLAKIFNLTPEFIYKDKVYTTSLREFDIVLRGSGAVKMNLNMGTKNILSASIPANSQDGADVTFASDRYNYDFAGNQGDFIMRIQDFISDKPGTYIYTLELINDTGAKTTQKLEIVREVGAYRILSPQPTVGNQIVVTKNFVHFDIEAEGATEVIIDKEVAERRTDLGENRFVLDYVGLKQDKSNKIKIQITRGNTKTNDTIEVFYTGAIGVDSQYMAPKVSNKYSAFNKSLELTFDKGSIMQSTDTRGITKSYPDTKLLFGIADPNTGIVERRNDYGNVIGFTGTGVESGYPSWILPDEYLGYFSSNFDRRNFVRISNVYWVSGGLGESGERGTANYKAATNGLVPYSVEGLFGDPETPSERKITPSSRGKLTIAFDKSVVDEAGTMVTVFRYNENRRWENIGGEVNTKNHTITVPFDEFGYYMVMKMSRGYSDITNHSWARNILNALYSKGIMNNIRFEQFGTDDQTTRGEFATLLVKGLNLPLNYDNNPTFSELVPGSSSATWDYKHIETAARAGIVTGLSEGIFGADQPITREQAAVMIARALKLKLPANDQKLKDALAKTFLDSGQIEVYAQPAVQAVYKAKIMSGTPSTPTGSKKAAYNFNPKSNMTRAEAGKIAVELLKKSTNVFPKNLS; translated from the coding sequence ATGCAACGATGCAAGAAGCCATTAATTTGGTTGCTTTTATTTACTTTGATTGCTTCATTAATCCCAAATGCTGCAATACCAGTTGCGAACGCGGCAGGGGACAAACCAACCAGTTATTTCACACCTGATAACAAAGACTTGCGGAATACTGTAGATTTGACTTTGGATAAGGGCAGCAACCAGTTGACCCGGGAAAATGTATATAAAGTAACTGTACCGCAAATTAAAATTAAAGGTACATTCTCCAAGGTGACCAATTCTACGTTGTCCATACAAGCCCAGCAGTTGAACTGGGAACAACTGAATAGCAAGTGGGTAGAAGATGCGACCCGGATTAACCCCGGCGTGATTCAACCGGATCTGGACAGTCCGGACAATCGCTTTGAAGCGACGATCACCCTGCATTCCGGCATGAACCGGCTTACTTTTACAGGAACTCAAGGCTTGGTTCAACGTTCGGAGTCGTTCTATGTATTGTACGATAATGTACCTTATTTGGAGAAGCTGCAGGTTCTAGGTGGGGCTGATAAGCTGGATCTGAATGAGGGAGCACAAATTGTCGTAGCTAAAGATATTATTACATTAGAGGGCAACGCTCAGAATGCCACGAAGATTACCACGTCAATCAATGGAGGATCTGCACTTGCCACTACATTGCTGCAGGATGGTACTTTTTATTCGCAGCAAATGAAGTTGAACCCGGGGGTTAACGATTTGGTAGTCGTTGTAGCCAATGGGTCGGATACGTTAACGTTCAAGTATTCACTCTATTTCTATGATGAGAAGACGCCTTTTGTAGGTTTGTATCTCGTTGATTCTAACGGAAATGCACAAAGCTTGCTTGATAGCAATCAGCCTGTTTTTACAGAAAGTACAACAACAGCCAGGGTTTTTGCCCAGCTCTTGATTCCGGATTATAATAATACGGATTTCAATGCATCTGCTGAATTAAAGTTAGATGGCAAAGAAGTTGTCGGTTCGGAGGTTAAATATTATAAAGGCTTCAAAGTTAGTAGTGATGGGAAGATCAACGCCGAACAAGGAAGCGAAATATTTATTCCAAGCGTGAAGATTAATACGCCAGCATATCGTCTGGTTACTTTTGAGTTGACTTCGCTTTTACTGAATGAAGATACTCAGAATCCGCCAAGTGTTCTGAAGGATCAGAGGCATAATCTGTCCGTCACTTACGGAACGAAGACGATTAACAAAAGTGTCGACTTCCAGTATATGCCGGGTCATACTGTCATTACTGATCTGAAGTATTTAGAGGGGTATGATGGTGGTACAAATATCCCTCCGGGTACGTCCTTGAATGGTGCCAAGGTTGACTCCAGTGATTTTTACGTAATGGTCGTTACAAATAGCAAACCTGACTCTGCAACGGGTCTAGAGATTAATTATTTGCCATTGGCATCACAGCCAATTACTTATTCTTATGTATCGTCGCCATCGGATACACAACATATTTATAAGATTACAGGATTCAAGAATGGGAATCAGACTGTAAGATTCCAATATGCACTTTCCAATGCTTACAAAGATGCGAAAGTTTCATTTGCATCTAAAAACTATATATACATTGAAAATCTGCTGGACGGTCAGACTTATGATGTAACCGCCAACGGAAGATCATTGAACATTAAAGGTGAGTATGTTGATTTTGACACTTTGGACAGCCAATATTTCCTTGCCGAAGTGTTCGCTAACGGGATTAAGGTAAAATCAAATGTCCCTTCAGAAAATCTGGATTCGGGTTGGTTGAAAAATACCGGGAAATTTGACATTAATCTAGATATTTCGATCGACAACGGACCGTTAGTTTTCGGAGAGAACAGAATTGTCTTCACGGGAACAGGTGTTGATGAGAAAGGACAGGCTAGGGAAGTCACAAAAGTTTTGCGGATTTATATCGTAGACAACAACGTGTCGACAATTGCGAATTTTCAGCCTGCAGTAGGTAGAGATAGACCTGATTTCCCGGCGCGGGATTTTGGTTCTGATGATCCTCAACTGGCGAAGATCTTTAACTTGACGCCGGAGTTTATTTACAAAGATAAAGTTTATACAACAAGTCTACGAGAATTCGATATCGTTCTAAGAGGTTCCGGAGCAGTCAAAATGAACTTGAACATGGGAACCAAAAATATTTTATCTGCGAGCATTCCAGCCAACTCTCAGGACGGTGCGGATGTAACCTTTGCAAGCGATAGATACAATTATGATTTCGCAGGTAATCAAGGCGATTTCATCATGCGTATCCAAGATTTTATCTCGGATAAACCGGGCACATACATTTATACTTTGGAATTAATTAACGATACTGGCGCCAAGACGACTCAGAAGTTAGAGATCGTTAGAGAAGTAGGGGCCTATCGCATATTGTCTCCGCAGCCAACAGTGGGGAATCAAATCGTTGTGACCAAGAACTTTGTTCATTTTGATATTGAAGCTGAGGGTGCGACTGAGGTAATTATCGATAAAGAAGTTGCTGAGAGACGAACGGATCTTGGAGAGAACCGATTTGTTCTTGATTACGTCGGATTGAAGCAGGACAAGTCGAATAAAATCAAGATTCAGATTACTAGAGGCAATACGAAGACGAATGATACAATCGAAGTATTTTATACCGGAGCTATAGGAGTCGATTCGCAGTATATGGCTCCAAAGGTATCCAACAAGTATAGTGCGTTTAACAAATCCCTTGAGTTAACTTTTGATAAGGGATCCATTATGCAAAGTACGGATACAAGAGGCATTACGAAATCGTATCCTGATACGAAGCTGTTGTTTGGTATCGCGGATCCTAATACAGGTATCGTAGAACGTCGAAATGACTATGGTAATGTGATTGGATTTACAGGAACTGGAGTTGAAAGCGGCTATCCGTCTTGGATTCTTCCGGATGAATATTTGGGTTACTTCAGTTCGAATTTTGATCGCCGGAATTTCGTAAGGATTTCTAATGTTTACTGGGTTAGCGGTGGTCTTGGAGAATCAGGGGAGAGAGGAACAGCCAATTATAAAGCAGCAACCAATGGATTGGTTCCATATTCAGTTGAAGGGCTGTTTGGCGATCCCGAGACGCCTTCTGAACGTAAAATTACTCCTTCCAGTCGTGGCAAATTGACGATTGCCTTCGACAAGAGTGTCGTAGACGAAGCAGGCACAATGGTTACAGTATTCCGATATAATGAGAATCGCCGTTGGGAGAATATCGGCGGAGAAGTAAATACGAAGAACCACACGATTACGGTTCCGTTCGATGAGTTCGGTTATTATATGGTTATGAAGATGAGCCGCGGTTATAGCGATATTACTAACCATTCCTGGGCGAGAAATATTTTGAATGCTCTCTATTCAAAAGGAATTATGAATAACATCCGATTTGAACAATTCGGTACGGATGATCAGACAACCAGAGGCGAGTTCGCCACTTTACTGGTTAAGGGATTAAATCTTCCGTTGAATTATGATAATAATCCAACATTTAGCGAGTTAGTACCTGGCTCCAGCTCAGCTACATGGGATTATAAGCATATTGAGACCGCTGCACGGGCGGGGATCGTTACTGGATTGAGTGAAGGGATTTTCGGGGCCGATCAGCCGATCACTCGAGAGCAAGCAGCAGTAATGATCGCCAGAGCGCTAAAATTGAAGTTGCCAGCCAATGATCAGAAGTTGAAAGACGCGCTTGCTAAGACATTCTTGGATTCAGGGCAAATTGAAGTTTATGCACAGCCGGCAGTCCAGGCTGTATACAAAGCTAAGATTATGTCAGGCACTCCATCTACGCCAACTGGAAGCAAGAAGGCGGCCTATAACTTTAATCCTAAGTCGAATATGACTCGGGCAGAAGCGGGGAAAATTGCAGTGGAGCTATTGAAGAAGAGTACAAATGTTTTCCCTAAAAATTTAAGTTAG
- a CDS encoding glycosyltransferase family 4 protein: MWMIYTIGFIVALGLALALTPLVKKFAFKVGAVDVPNARKVHTKIMPRLGGLGIYLSFIVAFLIIVWFVPESFSVREMNFIKAFLVGGTITVLLGALDDRFDLPAKLKFVVQIATACIVVFGFDVRLEFANIPFHTYASVESWIAIPFTILWIVGVTNAINLIDGLDGLAAGVSGIAIATIAVMAFIMGNEVVGLMSLLLLGSILGFLHFNFHPAKIFMGDSGSLFLGFCLALLSLLGFKQVAIVSFLTPIILIGVPLSDTMFAIIRRWMQKKPIFSPDKGHLHHCLRELGFSHRQTVLIIYGIAAFFGVLAVIQSSAAMYNANWVTFVVICVMVFFLQIGAEVIGLIGKTKRPLLNFLARLRMKVGEERGSK; the protein is encoded by the coding sequence ATGTGGATGATCTATACCATCGGGTTTATCGTCGCGCTTGGTTTGGCGCTTGCTCTGACGCCGCTCGTTAAGAAGTTCGCTTTTAAGGTCGGCGCTGTGGACGTGCCTAACGCACGTAAAGTGCATACTAAGATTATGCCGAGACTCGGTGGATTGGGCATTTATTTATCTTTTATAGTAGCTTTTTTGATAATCGTATGGTTTGTTCCGGAATCTTTCTCAGTACGTGAGATGAATTTTATTAAGGCATTTCTTGTAGGCGGTACGATAACAGTTCTACTTGGAGCACTGGACGACCGCTTCGACTTGCCGGCTAAACTGAAATTTGTCGTGCAGATTGCGACAGCCTGTATCGTCGTCTTCGGGTTTGACGTGCGGTTGGAGTTCGCGAATATTCCGTTCCACACCTATGCTTCAGTAGAGAGCTGGATTGCTATTCCGTTCACGATTCTATGGATTGTTGGAGTAACCAATGCTATCAACCTGATTGATGGTCTGGATGGACTGGCAGCCGGGGTTTCCGGTATTGCAATTGCGACGATTGCTGTAATGGCGTTCATTATGGGTAATGAGGTCGTTGGTTTGATGAGCTTGCTGTTGCTCGGAAGCATCCTTGGCTTCCTGCATTTCAATTTCCATCCGGCGAAGATATTCATGGGTGACTCGGGGTCGCTATTCCTTGGCTTCTGTCTAGCCTTGTTGTCATTGCTTGGGTTTAAGCAAGTCGCAATCGTATCGTTCTTGACGCCGATAATTCTGATCGGTGTACCGCTCTCGGATACAATGTTTGCAATCATCCGTCGCTGGATGCAGAAGAAGCCAATCTTCTCACCGGACAAAGGACATCTGCATCATTGCTTACGCGAGCTTGGATTCAGCCACCGTCAGACGGTGCTGATCATTTACGGCATCGCCGCTTTCTTCGGAGTGCTGGCGGTGATCCAGTCCTCGGCAGCTATGTATAATGCCAACTGGGTTACCTTTGTAGTCATCTGCGTCATGGTCTTCTTCCTGCAAATTGGAGCGGAGGTCATCGGCCTGATCGGCAAGACCAAACGGCCACTACTGAACTTCCTGGCGCGCTTGCGCATGAAGGTCGGCGAAGAACGAGGATCGAAATAA
- a CDS encoding WecB/TagA/CpsF family glycosyltransferase codes for MTLTHDTAVPTVSVFGIPVCKWGMKDTVEYLSQVVASGTPHQIITANPIMIMSALESPEYKQLMQAAELIVPDGSGVVWAAQKGGDPVAERVAGIDLMHELLLQGVKEQWRVYLLGSTPEVIEETAGRLSRQYPGLIIAGHRDGYFGPEQDEEVVQAIKEAAPHLLFVARGADTQEPWIAKYKQSLGVPIMMGVGGSFDVISGKTKRAPLVFQKLRLEWLYRLLRQPSRLPRMLALPKFTVRVMREGENLTKIR; via the coding sequence ATGACGTTAACACATGATACAGCAGTACCGACGGTATCCGTGTTTGGGATTCCTGTATGTAAATGGGGAATGAAGGACACCGTAGAGTACTTGTCTCAGGTGGTCGCTTCCGGGACACCACATCAGATTATTACCGCGAATCCAATTATGATTATGTCCGCTCTGGAGAGCCCGGAATACAAGCAGTTGATGCAGGCTGCTGAATTGATCGTACCCGATGGAAGCGGTGTGGTCTGGGCCGCGCAGAAAGGCGGCGATCCTGTAGCGGAGCGAGTGGCAGGCATCGATCTGATGCATGAGCTACTATTGCAAGGTGTGAAGGAACAATGGAGAGTCTATTTGCTAGGTTCAACACCAGAAGTTATTGAAGAGACGGCTGGGCGATTATCCCGGCAGTATCCTGGCCTCATCATTGCAGGCCATCGGGACGGATATTTTGGCCCAGAACAAGATGAGGAAGTTGTCCAGGCGATTAAGGAAGCTGCGCCGCATCTGTTATTTGTTGCTAGAGGTGCGGATACACAGGAGCCTTGGATCGCAAAATATAAGCAGTCCCTAGGCGTACCCATTATGATGGGCGTCGGGGGCAGTTTCGATGTCATATCCGGCAAGACCAAGCGGGCTCCGCTTGTATTCCAGAAGCTTCGGCTTGAATGGTTATACCGTTTACTAAGACAACCATCCCGGTTGCCTAGAATGCTAGCGCTGCCGAAATTTACCGTAAGGGTTATGCGCGAAGGAGAAAACCTGACCAAAATACGATAA
- the csaB gene encoding polysaccharide pyruvyl transferase CsaB: MVAASPQTIVLSGYYGFRNSGDEAVLQAILTALEEEGRASGIQIDPVVLSIDPEWTSRTYGVKAVHRMKFAEVRNAIKNSDGLISGGGSLLQDATGLKSIPYYLGVIKLAQWLGKPTFVYAQGVGPVNRKLFRPFIASVFRRCDYISVRDAESAELLRSMGIPGGDIEVVPDPVMGLKLPEDGVATSADSQLDSQAGESAATTGAGANAAGLPVVGVSVRFWTEARTELAKLAEGLASLSRRKPVHIRFLPFHSPGDDEASRFVMEQMGNVADSGSTVSIAAETEHPQDMLREVSQCSLLIGMRLHSLIYAASREVPLLGISYDPKIDHFLGRVGSVPVGTTNELDPQIVAAQAERLLTEGEVWRRAHSAKINTMKDAARLPAQNIAQFLRSKG, encoded by the coding sequence ATGGTCGCCGCGTCTCCTCAAACCATAGTTCTATCGGGATATTACGGCTTTCGCAACAGTGGGGATGAAGCAGTGCTGCAAGCAATTCTTACAGCGCTGGAAGAGGAAGGCCGGGCATCCGGGATTCAGATTGATCCGGTGGTGTTGTCGATCGATCCCGAATGGACGAGCCGTACCTATGGAGTAAAAGCTGTACATCGGATGAAATTTGCGGAAGTAAGGAACGCTATTAAGAACAGCGACGGCTTGATCAGCGGCGGGGGCAGCCTGCTGCAGGATGCAACGGGACTCAAATCGATCCCGTACTATCTCGGCGTGATCAAGCTGGCGCAATGGCTCGGGAAGCCAACTTTTGTATACGCACAGGGCGTCGGCCCCGTAAATCGCAAGCTATTCCGCCCGTTTATAGCGTCTGTATTTCGGCGCTGCGATTATATCTCGGTGCGGGATGCGGAGTCGGCGGAGCTGCTGCGCAGCATGGGTATTCCGGGCGGGGACATCGAGGTTGTCCCCGATCCGGTGATGGGGCTGAAGCTGCCGGAAGATGGGGTGGCAACTTCAGCAGATTCGCAGCTGGACTCGCAAGCGGGCGAGTCCGCTGCCACCACCGGCGCCGGCGCCAATGCAGCCGGGCTGCCGGTGGTGGGGGTGTCGGTCCGCTTCTGGACAGAAGCGCGGACCGAACTGGCGAAGCTGGCCGAAGGCCTGGCTTCGCTGAGCCGCCGCAAGCCGGTGCATATCCGCTTTCTGCCGTTTCATTCCCCAGGCGATGACGAAGCCTCGCGCTTCGTCATGGAGCAGATGGGAAATGTGGCAGACAGCGGCAGCACCGTGAGTATTGCGGCGGAGACGGAGCATCCGCAGGATATGCTCCGGGAAGTCAGCCAGTGCAGCCTGCTGATAGGCATGCGGCTGCACAGCTTGATCTACGCGGCCTCGCGGGAAGTTCCGCTGCTCGGCATCTCGTATGATCCGAAGATCGATCATTTCCTCGGCCGTGTCGGCAGCGTTCCGGTCGGCACGACGAATGAGCTCGATCCGCAGATTGTTGCCGCGCAGGCCGAGCGCCTGCTCACCGAAGGTGAAGTTTGGCGCAGAGCACATTCAGCGAAGATCAACACGATGAAGGATGCGGCACGATTGCCAGCGCAGAACATCGCACAATTTCTACGGAGCAAGGGGTGA